Proteins encoded in a region of the Suricata suricatta isolate VVHF042 chromosome 10, meerkat_22Aug2017_6uvM2_HiC, whole genome shotgun sequence genome:
- the NAGA gene encoding LOW QUALITY PROTEIN: alpha-N-acetylgalactosaminidase (The sequence of the model RefSeq protein was modified relative to this genomic sequence to represent the inferred CDS: inserted 1 base in 1 codon), which produces MLLKTVVLVVLVAQVLGLDNGLLRKPPMGWLAWERFRCNTNCDEDPKNCISERLFMEMADHLARDGWRDLGYTYLNIDDCWIGGRDAEGRLTADPKRFPHGIAFLADYAHSLGLKLGIYADLGNFTCMGYPGTMLDNVIQDAQTFAEWKVDMLKLDACYSTPEERAMGYPKMAAALNATGRPIAFSCSWPAYEGGLPPKVNYSLLPEICNLWRNYDDIQDSWSSVLSILDWFVKHQDTLQPVAGPGHWNDPDMVPAWRGRAQGLRATTHLLPNALGCLPGCSLPGSSSVSLKHVLEPAALDSPSELVYMSGPRAPPPPFGPGCSKRAWECPSLTVFPGSSDGDPKLKGGPGRGFQGLRERGAQPVATFCPQEKAHIEVYVRPLANEASALVFFSRRTDMPYHYHSSLADLNFNSSNTYEAQNVYTGDVISGLHSKTNFTVVINPSGVVMWYLYPIRQLGXIPAMRSRDV; this is translated from the exons ATGTTGCTGAAAACAG TGGTCTTGGTGGTCCTGGTGGCCCAGGTGCTGGGGCTAGATAATGGGCTCCTTCGGAAGCCACCCATGGGCTGGCTGGCCTGGGAACGTTTCCGCTGCAACACTAACTGTGACGAGGACCCGAAGAACTGCATCAG CGAGCGGCTCTTCATGGAGATGGCTGACCACTTGGCACGGGACGGATGGCGGGACCTGGGCTACACGTACCTTAACATCGATGATTGCTGGATTGGTGGGCGTGACGCCGAAGGCCGCCTGACAGCCGACCCCAAGCGCTTCCCCCACGGCATTGCCTTCCTTGCGGACTAC GCTCACTCCCTGGGCCTGAAGCTGGGCATCTACGCGGACTTGGGCAACTTCACCTGTATGGGTTACCCAGGCACCATGCTAGACAACGTGATTCAGGACGCTCAAACCTTTGCCGAGTGGAAGGTGGAcatgctgaagttggatgcctgcTATTCGACCCCTGAGGAACGGGCCATGG GGTACCCCAAGATGGCAGCTGCCCTGAATGCCACAGGCCGCCCCATTGCCTTCTCTTGCAGTTGGCCGGCCTACGAAGGGGGCCTTCCCCCAAAG GTGAACTACAGCCTGCTGCCAGAAATCTGCAACCTCTGGCGCAACTATGATGACATCCAGGACTCCTGGAGTAGCGTGCTGTCCATCCTGGACTGGTTTGTGAAGCACCAGGACACCCTGCAGCCGGTGGCAGGCCCTGGGCACTGGAATGACCCAGACATGGTACCGGCATGGAGGGGGAGGGCCCAAGGCCTGCGGGCCACGACACACCTGCTCCCCAATGCCCTGGGCTGTCTTCCTGGATGCTCACTGCCAGGCTCTAGTTCAGTGTCTCTGAAACATGTCCTTGAACCAGCTGCACTGGACTCACCCTCTGAGCTTGTTTACATGTCTGGTCCCAGGGCCCCACCTCCACCTTTTGGACCAGGATGTTCAAAGAGGGCTTGGGAATGCCCGTCGTTAACAGTCTTCCCTGGCAGTTCTGAT GGGGACCCAAAGCTCAaaggagggccagggaggggatTTCAGGGCCTGCGTGAGCGGGGAGCCCAGCCGGTAGCCACCTTCTGTCCCCAGGAGAAAGCCCACATTGAAGTGTACGTGCGGCCCCTGGCCAACGAGGCCAGCGCCTTAGTCTTCTTCAGCCGCCGGACGGATATGCCTTATCACTACCACTCGTCCCTCGCTGATCTCAACTTTAACAGCTCCAACACCTATGAG GCCCAGAACGTCTACACAGGTGATGTCATCAGTGGCCTCCACTCTAAAACCAACTTCACAGTGGTCATCAACCCTTCAGGGGTAGTGATGTGGTACCTGTACCCCATCAGGCAGCTGG ACATCCCAGCAATGAGAAGCCGAGATGTGTGA